The proteins below come from a single Crossiella sp. CA-258035 genomic window:
- a CDS encoding VOC family protein, producing MATEWHLTIDCNDAVRMSAFWEVALRYVKKPPPAGWDSWQAFFDFKGYEDTDDFFEGAYLSDPDGTRPSFFFQEVPEKHQGKNWFHLDLKVSGGRTRPAAERVPLIEAEVARLTAAGGRVLRRVEQDGALDFVIMLDPEDNQFCVA from the coding sequence ATGGCGACCGAATGGCACCTGACCATTGACTGCAATGACGCGGTCCGCATGTCCGCCTTCTGGGAGGTGGCCCTTCGCTACGTGAAGAAGCCACCCCCAGCAGGCTGGGACAGCTGGCAGGCCTTCTTCGACTTCAAGGGCTATGAGGACACCGACGACTTCTTCGAGGGCGCCTACCTGTCCGACCCCGACGGCACGCGCCCGAGCTTCTTTTTTCAGGAGGTCCCGGAAAAGCACCAGGGCAAGAACTGGTTCCACCTGGACCTCAAGGTCAGCGGCGGGCGGACCCGGCCCGCCGCGGAGCGGGTGCCGCTGATCGAGGCGGAGGTGGCCCGGCTGACCGCGGCCGGTGGACGGGTGCTGCGCCGGGTGGAGCAGGACGGCGCGCTGGACTTCGTGATCATGCTGGACCCGGAGGACAACCAGTTCTGCGTCGCCTGA
- a CDS encoding CocE/NonD family hydrolase has translation MRRFVLLLLAALTALVTSGSLAPVASAAPAGPEFLTITSKDGTKLGAHLFRPAGPGPHPAVVLISSWSVNNLEYIAQTRKLAEAGYVALSYTTRGFWESGGTIEVAGPEDVQDASSVVDWVLANTSADPAKIGMAGVSYGAGISMLTAAKDKRVRAVAALSAWADLAAALLPNQTWSQQAIGLLALAGRLTGRPGAKLQHTLAAYERNDRVEAMKLAPERSPAHQLAGLNANKPAVLIANGWSDSLFPAGQLADYYNQLQLPKRLEFQPGDHAVPELTGIIGLPNDTWTSVHRWFDRHLRGQANGIDKEQPVQVRPTLGGSWKGYDSWAALEAAPKKLYLSGLTPVLNRTGELVSSARTGWSHKADAGIDTIANGGTAILTGGAEALGIPQFAWIPGVLRTNAGVWQTPVLTSPATVRGTPRLHLTVTPSSARATVVAYLYDVGPTGTGRLLTHQPHTLLEATPGKPTALNISLDPLVHPVPAGHRVAVVVDTVDGLYRGESKIGSSVTFSSPADNPSRLDLPLG, from the coding sequence ATGCGTCGGTTCGTCCTTCTCCTGCTGGCAGCGCTCACCGCGCTGGTGACCAGCGGATCGCTCGCCCCGGTGGCGAGCGCGGCTCCGGCTGGCCCGGAGTTCCTGACCATCACCAGCAAGGACGGGACGAAGCTGGGGGCGCACCTGTTCCGCCCGGCCGGACCTGGTCCGCACCCGGCGGTGGTGCTGATCTCCAGCTGGAGCGTGAACAACCTGGAGTACATCGCGCAGACCCGCAAGCTCGCCGAGGCGGGTTACGTCGCGCTCAGCTACACCACCCGCGGCTTCTGGGAGTCCGGCGGCACCATCGAGGTGGCCGGGCCGGAGGACGTCCAGGACGCCTCCTCGGTGGTGGACTGGGTGCTGGCCAACACCAGCGCGGACCCGGCGAAGATCGGCATGGCCGGGGTCTCCTACGGCGCGGGCATCAGCATGCTCACCGCGGCCAAGGACAAGCGGGTGCGCGCGGTGGCCGCGCTGAGCGCCTGGGCCGACCTGGCCGCCGCACTGCTGCCCAACCAGACCTGGAGCCAGCAGGCGATCGGCCTGCTCGCCCTGGCCGGCAGGCTCACCGGCCGTCCCGGCGCGAAGCTGCAGCACACCCTGGCCGCCTACGAGCGCAACGACCGGGTGGAGGCGATGAAGCTCGCGCCCGAGCGCAGCCCGGCGCACCAGCTGGCCGGACTGAACGCGAACAAGCCCGCGGTGCTGATCGCCAACGGCTGGTCGGACAGCCTGTTCCCGGCCGGGCAGCTCGCCGACTACTACAACCAGCTCCAGCTGCCCAAGCGCCTGGAGTTCCAGCCCGGCGACCACGCGGTGCCCGAGCTGACCGGCATCATCGGCCTGCCGAATGACACCTGGACCTCGGTGCACCGCTGGTTCGACCGGCACCTGCGCGGCCAGGCCAACGGCATCGACAAGGAACAGCCGGTGCAGGTCCGCCCGACCCTGGGCGGCTCCTGGAAGGGCTACGACAGCTGGGCCGCGCTGGAGGCCGCGCCGAAGAAGCTGTACCTCTCCGGCCTGACCCCGGTGCTCAACCGCACCGGCGAGCTGGTCAGCTCCGCCCGCACCGGCTGGTCGCACAAGGCGGACGCGGGCATCGACACCATCGCCAACGGCGGCACCGCGATCCTCACCGGCGGCGCGGAGGCACTGGGCATCCCGCAGTTCGCCTGGATTCCCGGCGTGCTCCGCACCAACGCCGGCGTCTGGCAGACCCCGGTGCTGACCAGCCCCGCCACCGTCCGCGGCACCCCGAGGCTGCACCTGACCGTCACCCCGAGCAGCGCCCGCGCCACCGTGGTCGCCTACCTCTACGACGTCGGCCCCACCGGCACCGGCCGCCTGCTCACCCACCAGCCGCACACCCTGCTGGAGGCCACCCCCGGCAAGCCCACCGCCCTGAACATCTCGCTGGACCCGCTGGTGCACCCGGTTCCGGCCGGGCACCGGGTCGCGGTGGTGGTGGACACGGTGGACGGGCTGTACCGGGGCGAGAGCAAGATCGGCTCCTCGGTCACCTTCAGCTCGCCCGCGGACAACCCGTCCCGCCTGGACCTGCCGCTGGGCTGA